From a region of the Agrobacterium tumefaciens genome:
- a CDS encoding PLP-dependent aminotransferase family protein: MLDWEHIFATRSSRMKASEIRELLKLLEQPDIISFAGGIPDPALFPDEEFKQAYSDIFSGPQVNAALQYSVSEGYKPLRDWLAGEMGKIGIECTAENVFIVSGSQQGLDYLGKLFLSPKDTALVTWPTYLGALSAFNAYEPNYDQLNPGGNRTPATYRDNAAKLGGSVKFAYLSADFSNPTGETVDLEGRKKLLELADELDIAVIEDAAYQSLRYDGEPVPPIMSLDIARSGGIEKTRTIYCGSFSKTLAPGLRVGWIVASTPVIRKLVLMKQAADLHSSTINQIAIEHVASRGFDKQVAKVKAAYSARRDAMLAALAKYMPEGTRWTKPEGGMFIWLTLPEGMDGAALLAKSIATEKVAFVPGRAFYADGSGANTLRISFSCANEAMIEEGMKRLGRLIAAAQVNELNNETIAAI; encoded by the coding sequence ATGCTTGATTGGGAACATATTTTCGCCACGCGCTCGTCGCGCATGAAGGCGTCCGAAATCCGCGAGCTGCTGAAGCTGCTTGAACAGCCCGATATCATCTCTTTTGCGGGCGGTATTCCTGACCCGGCGCTGTTCCCGGACGAGGAATTCAAGCAGGCCTATTCCGACATATTTTCCGGCCCACAGGTCAATGCCGCGCTGCAGTATTCCGTCAGTGAGGGTTACAAGCCGCTGCGCGACTGGCTGGCCGGCGAGATGGGCAAGATCGGTATCGAGTGCACGGCCGAAAACGTCTTCATCGTGTCGGGTTCGCAGCAGGGTCTCGATTATCTCGGCAAGTTGTTCCTGTCGCCGAAGGACACCGCCCTCGTGACATGGCCGACCTATCTCGGCGCACTCTCGGCATTCAACGCCTATGAGCCGAACTACGACCAGCTCAATCCTGGTGGAAACCGCACACCGGCGACCTATCGCGACAATGCCGCCAAGCTCGGTGGCTCGGTCAAATTTGCTTACCTCTCTGCAGACTTCTCCAATCCTACCGGCGAAACGGTTGATCTGGAAGGGCGCAAGAAACTGCTGGAGCTCGCGGACGAACTCGATATTGCCGTTATCGAGGATGCGGCCTATCAGTCGTTGCGTTACGACGGCGAGCCTGTCCCGCCAATCATGTCGCTCGATATTGCCCGTTCCGGCGGCATCGAGAAGACCCGCACCATTTATTGCGGCAGCTTCTCGAAGACGCTGGCACCCGGTCTTCGCGTTGGCTGGATTGTTGCGTCCACGCCTGTCATCCGCAAGCTGGTGCTGATGAAGCAGGCAGCAGATCTGCATTCGTCGACCATCAACCAGATCGCGATCGAACACGTTGCCTCGCGTGGTTTCGACAAGCAGGTCGCCAAGGTCAAGGCAGCTTACAGCGCCCGTCGCGATGCGATGTTGGCAGCGCTTGCGAAATACATGCCTGAGGGCACGCGCTGGACAAAGCCGGAAGGCGGCATGTTCATCTGGCTGACGTTGCCTGAAGGAATGGACGGCGCCGCTTTGCTGGCGAAATCCATCGCCACCGAGAAGGTTGCTTTCGTTCCGGGGCGCGCCTTCTATGCGGATGGTTCGGGCGCGAACACGTTGCGCATCAGTTTCTCCTGCGCCAACGAAGCAATGATCGAAGAAGGCATGAAGCGTCTTGGCCGCTTGATCGCTGCAGCGCAGGTCAATGAACTGAACAACGAGACGATAGCTGCGATCTGA
- a CDS encoding AraC family transcriptional regulator — protein MTLPFNLYSEIVSLAGRHASEDGENQTAIEALGISRRSAPSAPCHGSYRPCLAMVIQGAKSLQLGTDTINYGAGDYLLTSLDLPVAWRVVEASKEVPHFCISFALSSEKLLDLMSRAHIERPAEQVNGQRGIMVNTATPELLDAAIRLMRLLDRPDDIPAMAPLIEQEILYRILTGPAGGQLMNIVASDSQGNRIARAIAWLRENFARQLRIEELAEHVGMSVSSFHHHFKSITAMTPVQYQKQLRLHEARRLMLLERLDAGTAGHRVGYQSPSQFSREYSRVYGVSPSRDIGAARETMAAE, from the coding sequence ATGACCTTGCCTTTCAATCTCTACTCCGAGATCGTTTCCCTCGCCGGGCGCCATGCAAGCGAGGACGGCGAAAACCAGACGGCAATCGAGGCGCTTGGCATCAGCCGGCGATCTGCACCGAGCGCACCCTGTCACGGCAGCTACCGTCCCTGTCTCGCGATGGTGATCCAAGGGGCAAAAAGCCTGCAATTAGGAACGGATACCATCAATTACGGTGCCGGTGACTACCTGTTGACGTCACTTGATCTGCCGGTTGCCTGGCGTGTGGTCGAGGCCAGCAAGGAAGTGCCGCATTTCTGTATCTCCTTCGCGCTCAGCAGTGAAAAGCTACTGGACCTGATGAGCCGAGCTCATATCGAGCGCCCCGCCGAACAGGTGAACGGACAGCGAGGGATCATGGTCAACACGGCGACACCGGAGTTGCTCGATGCTGCAATCCGGCTGATGCGTTTGCTTGATCGTCCAGATGACATTCCGGCGATGGCACCGCTGATCGAACAGGAAATTCTCTATCGAATTCTGACCGGGCCGGCCGGTGGGCAGTTGATGAACATCGTAGCTTCGGACAGTCAGGGCAACCGTATCGCCCGGGCCATCGCCTGGCTGCGCGAGAATTTTGCGCGCCAATTGCGCATCGAAGAACTTGCCGAGCATGTCGGGATGAGCGTTTCGTCTTTCCATCACCATTTCAAGTCCATCACGGCCATGACGCCGGTCCAGTATCAGAAGCAGTTGCGGCTGCATGAGGCACGGCGGCTGATGCTGCTGGAACGGTTGGATGCCGGCACGGCAGGTCATCGCGTCGGGTATCAAAGTCCGTCCCAGTTCAGTCGCGAATATAGCCGCGTTTACGGTGTATCGCCGTCGCGGGATATCGGTGCTGCGCGGGAAACGATGGCGGCCGAATAG
- a CDS encoding fucose-binding protein — MLKNIDPALNADVLHALRAMGHGDTLVVTDTNFPSDSVAQYTSVGQVLRMENISAARAIKAILSVLPLDTPLQPSVGRMEVMGAPNQIEAVQAEAQKEIDSAEGKSAPMYGIERFAFYEKAKEAYCVITTGETRFYGCFLLTKGVIPPQGS; from the coding sequence ATGCTCAAGAACATCGATCCGGCACTCAACGCGGATGTGCTGCACGCACTTCGCGCCATGGGTCATGGCGACACCCTGGTCGTGACGGACACCAATTTTCCGTCAGACAGCGTCGCGCAATATACCAGCGTCGGTCAGGTTTTGCGCATGGAAAACATCTCGGCGGCCCGCGCGATAAAGGCGATTCTTTCCGTGCTGCCGCTGGACACCCCTCTCCAGCCCTCCGTGGGTCGCATGGAAGTGATGGGCGCTCCGAACCAGATCGAAGCGGTTCAAGCGGAAGCGCAAAAAGAGATCGATTCAGCGGAGGGCAAATCAGCGCCAATGTACGGCATCGAGCGCTTCGCATTTTATGAGAAGGCCAAGGAAGCCTATTGCGTCATCACCACCGGCGAAACGCGCTTCTACGGGTGTTTTCTGTTGACGAAGGGCGTGATCCCGCCACAGGGATCATAA
- a CDS encoding iron ABC transporter permease: MSQSNAYGGSQPRWLFPFVVSTVFVLSALPLGRLAYTGVISALNGNIWRLLADPALWDAVLNTLSTSFFGMLISLAIGGAFALALTLCDVRGKSILSFLFMLPMMIPPQVTALSWIGMTGPSSTLLKALGLAPPIGSPQPLYSIAGIALLLGVQHAPLVFLSLRSGLMALPQDGIEAAKLSGASPRRVLFDIILPLSTPGLIAGAAISFVSGIGNFGIPAILGIPASIFTLPTLIYSRFASFGSSTFGDIAILSTMIAIISVAGLALQERALKGRDYRIIGLSGKAATFRLSYWRPVVEAALWLMLFFMLVAPLAALVASSLAPAYGVPLTLKTATLHAYEELLYRQTVTRTAFRNSLFLASATSICLLAVTILTAYFLVRGKSRFMFVLSALVDIPYALPGVVISVSFVLLFAAPIPLLGVTLYGTIWIIMLAYFSSFFAVSLKPMVSAFLQFDPSLEEAARLSGAGFWQRMKDIILPLVGPAAGASVILVFLIACNELTVSALLWSAGTQTLGVLIYNLDDSGSFDLASALSVLVVIMVILLMLLLEILGCYLPKGVVPWRN, translated from the coding sequence ATGTCGCAATCCAATGCTTATGGAGGCAGCCAGCCACGCTGGCTGTTTCCTTTTGTGGTCTCGACCGTCTTTGTTCTGAGTGCACTGCCGCTCGGCCGTCTGGCCTATACGGGCGTCATCTCGGCACTGAATGGCAATATATGGCGTCTGCTTGCTGATCCTGCCTTGTGGGACGCGGTGCTCAACACCTTGTCCACCTCGTTCTTTGGCATGCTGATTTCACTTGCTATCGGCGGCGCCTTTGCGCTTGCGCTGACGCTTTGCGATGTGCGCGGCAAGTCGATCCTGAGCTTCCTGTTCATGCTGCCGATGATGATCCCGCCGCAGGTGACAGCACTCTCGTGGATCGGCATGACGGGCCCCTCAAGCACGCTTTTGAAGGCACTTGGTCTGGCGCCGCCCATCGGTTCGCCGCAACCGCTCTATTCCATTGCAGGTATTGCCCTGCTGCTCGGTGTGCAGCACGCGCCACTGGTGTTTCTGTCGCTGCGGTCCGGGCTGATGGCCCTGCCGCAGGATGGTATCGAGGCTGCCAAGCTTTCGGGTGCATCGCCACGCCGCGTACTGTTCGACATCATCCTGCCGCTTTCGACCCCCGGACTGATCGCTGGTGCAGCCATTTCCTTCGTTTCCGGTATCGGAAACTTCGGCATTCCGGCCATTCTCGGCATTCCGGCTTCGATCTTCACCTTGCCAACGCTGATCTACAGCCGTTTCGCCAGTTTCGGCTCCAGCACCTTTGGCGATATCGCCATTCTGTCGACGATGATCGCCATCATCTCCGTGGCCGGTCTCGCCCTGCAGGAGCGGGCGTTGAAGGGGCGGGACTATCGCATCATCGGTCTTTCAGGAAAGGCCGCAACGTTTCGGCTGTCCTACTGGCGCCCGGTCGTCGAAGCGGCGCTTTGGCTGATGTTGTTTTTCATGCTGGTCGCACCGCTGGCAGCCCTGGTTGCCAGCTCTCTTGCGCCGGCTTACGGTGTGCCGTTGACACTCAAGACGGCGACGTTGCACGCCTATGAGGAACTGCTTTACCGGCAGACGGTGACGCGCACCGCATTCCGCAATTCTCTGTTTCTCGCCTCCGCGACATCGATATGTCTCCTGGCAGTGACGATCTTGACGGCCTATTTCCTGGTGCGTGGCAAGAGCCGTTTCATGTTCGTCTTGTCGGCTCTAGTCGACATTCCCTATGCACTGCCAGGGGTGGTGATTTCGGTATCATTCGTTTTGCTGTTTGCAGCCCCCATTCCGCTTCTCGGCGTGACGCTTTACGGAACGATCTGGATCATCATGCTGGCCTATTTCTCGTCCTTCTTTGCTGTCAGTCTGAAGCCGATGGTCAGCGCCTTCCTGCAGTTCGACCCGTCGCTGGAAGAGGCGGCGCGATTGTCGGGGGCGGGGTTCTGGCAACGGATGAAGGATATCATTCTGCCACTGGTGGGACCGGCAGCGGGTGCATCCGTCATTCTGGTGTTCCTGATCGCCTGCAATGAACTGACCGTTTCCGCGCTTCTCTGGTCGGCGGGAACACAGACGCTTGGCGTATTGATCTACAATCTGGATGACAGCGGCAGTTTCGATCTCGCCTCGGCGCTTTCGGTACTGGTTGTCATCATGGTTATCTTGCTGATGTTGCTGCTGGAAATTCTGGGGTGCTATCTGCCGAAAGGAGTCGTGCCTTGGCGAAACTGA
- the ilvC gene encoding ketol-acid reductoisomerase: MRVYYDRDADLNLIKAKNVVIVGYGSQGRAHALNLKDSGAKNVVIALKAGSPTVKKAEADGFKVMTVAEAAKWGDLIMMATPDELQADIYKADIAGNIRDGAAIAFAHGLNVHFGLIEPKASLDVVMIAPKGPGHTVRGEYQKGGGVPCLVAVHQNASGNALEVALSYACGVGGGRSGIIETNFKEECETDLFGEQVVLCGGLVELIRAGFETLVEAGYAPEMAYFECLHEVKLIVDLIYEGGIANMNYSISNTAEWGEYVTGPRIITAETKAEMKRVLHDIQTGKFTSEWMQEWKAGGARFKGIRRNNDSHQIEEVGAKLRGMMPWIGKNKLVDKAVN; this comes from the coding sequence ATGCGCGTTTATTATGATCGTGATGCAGATCTCAACCTCATCAAGGCAAAGAACGTCGTTATCGTCGGCTACGGCTCCCAGGGTCGCGCTCACGCGCTGAACCTGAAGGATTCCGGCGCGAAGAACGTCGTTATTGCTCTGAAGGCCGGTTCGCCGACCGTCAAGAAGGCTGAAGCCGATGGCTTCAAGGTCATGACCGTTGCTGAAGCTGCCAAGTGGGGCGACCTCATCATGATGGCGACCCCGGACGAACTCCAGGCTGACATCTACAAGGCCGACATCGCCGGCAACATCCGTGACGGCGCTGCTATTGCTTTCGCACACGGCCTCAACGTTCACTTCGGCCTCATCGAGCCGAAGGCTTCGCTCGACGTCGTCATGATCGCACCGAAGGGCCCTGGCCATACGGTTCGCGGCGAATACCAGAAGGGCGGCGGCGTTCCTTGCCTCGTTGCTGTTCACCAGAACGCTTCGGGCAACGCTCTTGAAGTTGCTCTCTCTTACGCTTGCGGCGTTGGTGGCGGTCGTTCGGGCATCATCGAAACCAACTTCAAGGAAGAGTGCGAAACCGACCTCTTCGGCGAACAGGTTGTTCTCTGCGGCGGTCTCGTCGAACTGATCCGCGCTGGTTTCGAAACCCTGGTTGAAGCCGGTTACGCTCCGGAAATGGCTTATTTCGAGTGCTTGCACGAAGTGAAGCTGATCGTCGACCTGATCTATGAAGGCGGCATCGCCAACATGAACTACTCGATCTCCAACACGGCCGAGTGGGGCGAATACGTCACCGGTCCGCGCATCATCACGGCTGAGACCAAGGCTGAAATGAAGCGCGTTCTGCACGACATCCAGACCGGCAAGTTCACCTCCGAGTGGATGCAGGAATGGAAGGCTGGCGGCGCACGCTTCAAGGGCATTCGTCGTAACAACGACTCGCACCAGATCGAAGAAGTTGGCGCGAAGCTGCGTGGCATGATGCCGTGGATCGGCAAGAACAAGCTGGTCGACAAGGCTGTCAACTAA
- a CDS encoding ABC transporter substrate-binding protein has translation MKTLLSAFTAIVSLGFIATAANAADLVLYTSQPNEDAQATVDGFKAANPGLEVEWVRDGTPKIMAKLMAEIDAGNPVADVLLIADTVTLERMKQAGQLLAHKSAEAKNIDASLYDADGYYYSTKLITTGIMYNTSAAMKPKSWKDLAKAEAKGLVTMPSPLTSGAALIHAQTLAASKDLGWDYYKALKANEAVAAGGNGAILKSVASGEKAYGVVVDYMPIREKAKGAPVEFVFPEEGVSAVTEPVAILKGTKHEEAAKKFVDYVLSEKGQQGFVKLGYIPARADAGMPEGFPARDTIKVLPLNAADALKNSEQDLKTFSDIFGSKG, from the coding sequence ATGAAGACGCTGCTTTCCGCTTTCACTGCGATCGTCTCACTCGGCTTTATTGCAACCGCTGCCAACGCGGCCGACCTGGTGCTTTACACCAGCCAGCCAAACGAGGATGCACAGGCGACCGTTGACGGCTTCAAGGCCGCAAACCCCGGCCTCGAGGTCGAGTGGGTTCGTGACGGAACACCGAAAATCATGGCCAAGCTGATGGCCGAAATCGACGCCGGCAATCCGGTTGCCGATGTGCTGCTGATTGCCGACACGGTGACGCTGGAGCGCATGAAGCAGGCCGGCCAGCTTCTCGCTCACAAGTCTGCGGAAGCCAAGAATATCGACGCGTCGCTCTACGATGCGGATGGCTATTATTATTCCACCAAGCTCATCACCACCGGCATCATGTACAACACTTCGGCAGCCATGAAGCCGAAGAGCTGGAAGGATCTTGCCAAGGCTGAAGCCAAGGGTCTGGTCACCATGCCGAGCCCGCTGACCTCGGGTGCTGCCCTTATCCATGCGCAGACGCTTGCCGCTTCCAAGGATCTCGGCTGGGATTATTACAAGGCGCTCAAGGCCAATGAGGCAGTTGCAGCCGGTGGCAATGGCGCCATCCTGAAGTCTGTCGCCTCCGGCGAAAAGGCCTACGGCGTTGTCGTTGACTACATGCCGATCCGTGAAAAGGCCAAAGGTGCTCCGGTTGAGTTCGTTTTCCCGGAAGAGGGCGTGTCCGCCGTGACCGAGCCGGTTGCAATCCTCAAGGGCACCAAGCACGAAGAAGCGGCCAAGAAGTTCGTTGACTATGTGCTCTCCGAAAAGGGCCAGCAGGGCTTCGTGAAGCTCGGTTACATCCCGGCTCGTGCAGATGCGGGTATGCCGGAAGGTTTCCCGGCCCGCGACACAATCAAGGTTCTGCCGCTCAACGCTGCCGATGCTCTGAAGAACTCCGAACAGGATCTGAAGACGTTCTCGGATATTTTCGGCTCCAAGGGCTGA
- a CDS encoding NAD(P)/FAD-dependent oxidoreductase encodes MQENHVVVVGGGFGGLQLVHGLEGAPVRITLIDRRNHHLFQPLLYQVATTVLATSEIAWPIRRLYGNRKEVTTLLAEVTGIDRNARTVHLSSGETIGFDTLVLATGARHAYFGRDEWERSAPGLKTLEDATTIRRRLLLAFEKAELATSEQERQALLTFVIIGAGPTGVEMAGMIAELAHKVLPPEFRNIDTTKARVLLVEAGPRVLPVFTEELSTYAKEALEKLGVEVLLGTPVTACTDEGVTVGETYYPCRTVVWAAGVQASPAAKWLDAPADRAGRAVVGPHLYLNDDPNIFVIGDTAAVSQEDGKPVPGIAPAAKQQGGYVAKLIKARLAGKAEPAPFRYKHQGNLATIGKRAAVIDFGKIKLKGGIAWWIWGLAHIYFLIGTRSRLAVAWSWLWIYMSGQHSARLITQKETLKDES; translated from the coding sequence ATGCAAGAAAATCATGTTGTCGTCGTGGGTGGAGGCTTCGGCGGCTTACAACTCGTACATGGGCTGGAGGGGGCTCCTGTGCGTATCACCTTGATCGACCGTCGCAATCACCATCTTTTCCAGCCATTGCTTTACCAAGTTGCCACGACCGTTCTGGCAACATCGGAGATTGCCTGGCCGATCCGGCGGCTTTACGGCAACCGCAAGGAAGTGACGACGCTCCTGGCCGAAGTCACCGGTATCGACCGGAATGCCCGCACCGTGCATTTGAGTTCCGGCGAGACCATCGGTTTTGATACGCTCGTTCTGGCCACGGGTGCGCGGCATGCCTATTTCGGCCGTGATGAATGGGAGCGTTCTGCGCCCGGCCTCAAGACGCTCGAGGATGCGACGACAATCCGCCGTCGCCTGTTGTTGGCGTTTGAGAAAGCCGAACTCGCGACCAGTGAGCAGGAACGGCAGGCTCTTCTGACCTTTGTGATTATCGGTGCAGGTCCGACTGGTGTGGAAATGGCAGGCATGATTGCCGAACTTGCCCACAAGGTGTTGCCACCGGAGTTCCGCAATATCGACACCACCAAGGCACGGGTGTTGCTGGTCGAGGCCGGTCCGCGCGTCTTGCCGGTCTTCACCGAAGAACTTTCGACCTATGCCAAGGAAGCCCTCGAAAAACTCGGCGTCGAGGTGCTGCTTGGAACGCCGGTGACGGCGTGCACGGATGAAGGGGTGACCGTCGGCGAGACCTATTATCCTTGCCGGACGGTTGTCTGGGCTGCGGGTGTGCAGGCGTCTCCGGCGGCAAAGTGGCTTGATGCGCCGGCAGATAGGGCAGGACGCGCCGTGGTCGGCCCGCATCTCTACCTGAACGACGATCCCAATATCTTTGTCATCGGCGATACCGCGGCCGTCTCGCAGGAGGATGGCAAGCCGGTCCCGGGGATTGCTCCTGCCGCCAAGCAGCAGGGAGGTTATGTAGCGAAGCTGATCAAGGCACGTCTTGCCGGCAAAGCCGAGCCTGCGCCGTTCCGCTATAAACATCAGGGCAATCTCGCAACGATCGGCAAACGCGCTGCCGTTATCGATTTCGGCAAGATCAAGCTGAAGGGCGGCATAGCCTGGTGGATATGGGGATTGGCCCATATCTACTTCCTGATCGGCACACGCTCGCGTCTTGCCGTCGCGTGGAGCTGGTTGTGGATTTACATGAGCGGCCAGCACAGCGCCCGGCTCATCACGCAGAAGGAAACGTTGAAGGACGAGTCCTGA
- a CDS encoding TetR/AcrR family transcriptional regulator, with amino-acid sequence MASESITAQEFSPRQNVVLDQALRLLVEGGEKALTTSGLARAANCSKESLYKWFGDRDGLLAAMITFQQSKVRTFEKAGDRVSAPQLSDHLEVFAHDLLDVLAGDVSLALNRLAIGQASRDGSKLGDLLLERGRRQIDRRARGLIEAGRRSGYLRFDDVEEAYRSFYGLIVSDLHVRMLLGETPGKDFSARAKKAVVAFLTLYGTEKVHSELGGKVA; translated from the coding sequence GTGGCCTCGGAATCGATCACAGCGCAGGAATTTTCGCCGCGCCAGAACGTTGTTCTGGACCAGGCATTGCGTCTTCTGGTCGAGGGTGGCGAGAAAGCGTTGACGACATCGGGCCTGGCACGGGCCGCGAACTGTTCGAAGGAAAGTCTCTACAAGTGGTTCGGCGACCGCGACGGTTTGCTGGCTGCGATGATTACCTTTCAGCAGAGCAAGGTTCGTACCTTCGAAAAGGCGGGCGACCGCGTTTCCGCTCCACAGCTTTCCGATCATCTGGAAGTGTTTGCGCATGATCTGCTGGACGTTCTGGCAGGTGATGTTTCGCTTGCACTCAACCGTCTCGCAATCGGGCAGGCGAGCCGCGACGGCTCCAAGCTTGGCGATCTCCTTCTCGAGCGTGGTCGTCGCCAGATCGATCGGCGCGCCCGCGGGCTGATTGAAGCGGGTCGCCGTTCCGGTTACCTGCGGTTCGATGACGTTGAAGAGGCGTATCGCAGTTTTTACGGCCTGATCGTTTCCGACCTGCATGTCCGCATGCTGTTGGGCGAAACGCCAGGCAAGGATTTCTCCGCAAGGGCGAAGAAGGCCGTTGTTGCCTTTCTGACCCTTTACGGAACGGAAAAAGTTCATTCGGAACTGGGCGGCAAGGTCGCCTGA
- a CDS encoding ABC transporter ATP-binding protein: MAKLILNRLSKRFAANAKPAVDDVSLTVREGGFLALLGPSGCGKTTVLRMIAGFEQPSDGSILLGERVLADAATMVSPERRNMAMVFQSYALWPHMTVADNAGYPLKVRGISGEKYREKVRSALSAVRLEAFADRRPAELSGGQRQRVALARCLVTEPDVVLLDEPLANLDRHLRQEMEETFREFHARSGATMVYVTHDQAEAMALATDVAVMSHGKLLQVAPPAELYARPEGKLVGSLVGQGAILSLKLATGGQRQLDWPALQIALNGGSGDAPLADVLVRPQDVAFEDGGVMTTVTSVLYEGERYAVRLELSDGQSLRAYSRFPVVAGERLPVAIREAWHL, encoded by the coding sequence TTGGCGAAACTGATCCTCAACCGTCTTTCCAAGCGGTTCGCAGCGAATGCGAAACCCGCGGTCGACGATGTCTCGCTGACCGTCCGTGAAGGTGGTTTTCTGGCCCTGCTTGGCCCTTCGGGCTGCGGCAAGACGACCGTGCTGCGCATGATCGCGGGCTTCGAGCAACCATCCGATGGTTCCATTCTGCTGGGCGAACGGGTTCTGGCCGATGCTGCAACCATGGTGTCGCCGGAGCGGCGCAACATGGCGATGGTGTTCCAGTCCTATGCTCTCTGGCCGCATATGACGGTCGCGGACAATGCCGGTTATCCGCTGAAAGTGCGGGGCATTTCCGGCGAGAAATATCGCGAGAAGGTCCGCTCCGCGCTTTCTGCCGTCAGGCTGGAAGCGTTTGCCGACCGACGTCCGGCGGAGCTTTCCGGTGGCCAACGGCAGCGTGTGGCGCTCGCCCGCTGCCTGGTGACCGAACCGGATGTCGTGCTGCTCGATGAACCGCTCGCCAATCTCGATCGCCATCTGCGACAGGAGATGGAGGAAACCTTCCGGGAGTTTCATGCCCGCTCAGGCGCGACGATGGTGTATGTCACCCACGATCAGGCCGAGGCGATGGCGCTGGCAACCGATGTCGCCGTCATGTCGCATGGCAAACTGCTGCAGGTTGCGCCGCCAGCCGAGCTTTATGCAAGACCGGAAGGCAAACTCGTCGGTTCGTTGGTAGGGCAGGGAGCGATCCTTTCGCTGAAACTTGCCACCGGTGGACAACGCCAACTCGACTGGCCCGCATTGCAGATCGCATTGAATGGCGGTTCGGGGGATGCGCCGCTTGCGGATGTTCTGGTGCGGCCGCAGGATGTCGCTTTCGAGGACGGCGGGGTGATGACGACCGTCACTTCGGTTCTGTATGAGGGCGAGCGTTACGCCGTGCGGCTTGAACTCTCCGACGGCCAGTCGCTCAGAGCATACTCGCGCTTTCCTGTTGTTGCTGGAGAACGGTTGCCGGTTGCCATTCGCGAGGCATGGCATCTTTAG
- a CDS encoding NAD(P)-dependent alcohol dehydrogenase, with protein sequence MAIARGYAATDASKPLTPFTFERREPNDDDVVIDIKFAGICHSDIHTVRNEWKNAVYPIVPGHEIAGVVTAVGSKVTRFKVGDHVGVGCFVDSCVGCATRDLDNEHYMPGLVQTYNDVDPATNTATHGGYSDSIVVKEGYVLSIPDNLPLDASAPLLCAGITLYSPLRRWNAGPGKKVAIVGMGGLGHMGVKLGAAMGADITVLSQTLSKKEDGLKLGAKEYYATSDASTFEKLAGTFDLIICTAGVAIDWNAYLGLLKPKGSMVVVGAPEHPIPIHAFSLIMGARNLSGSMIGSIKETQEMLDFCGEHNIVSEIEKINIQDVNEAYERVLKSDVRYRFVIDMASLDA encoded by the coding sequence ATGGCTATTGCCAGAGGCTATGCAGCCACCGACGCGTCGAAGCCGCTTACCCCGTTCACCTTCGAACGCCGTGAGCCGAACGACGACGATGTTGTCATCGACATCAAATTTGCCGGCATCTGCCACTCCGACATTCACACCGTTCGCAACGAATGGAAGAACGCGGTTTATCCGATCGTACCCGGCCATGAGATTGCCGGTGTCGTCACCGCCGTAGGCTCCAAGGTCACCAGGTTCAAGGTCGGCGACCACGTCGGCGTTGGTTGCTTCGTCGATTCCTGCGTTGGCTGCGCCACACGCGACCTCGACAACGAGCACTATATGCCGGGTCTGGTTCAGACCTATAACGACGTCGACCCCGCGACCAACACCGCAACCCACGGCGGTTACTCCGACTCGATCGTCGTCAAGGAAGGTTATGTCCTGTCGATCCCGGACAATCTGCCGCTTGACGCCTCCGCGCCACTACTGTGCGCTGGCATCACGCTCTATTCGCCGCTGCGCCGCTGGAACGCCGGTCCCGGCAAGAAAGTCGCGATCGTCGGCATGGGTGGTCTCGGCCATATGGGCGTGAAGCTTGGTGCCGCCATGGGCGCCGATATCACCGTTCTTTCCCAGACCTTGTCGAAGAAAGAAGACGGCCTGAAGCTCGGCGCCAAGGAATATTACGCCACGAGCGATGCATCCACCTTTGAAAAGCTGGCAGGCACCTTCGATCTCATCATCTGCACAGCAGGTGTCGCGATCGACTGGAACGCCTATCTCGGCCTTCTGAAACCCAAGGGTAGCATGGTTGTGGTGGGCGCGCCCGAACATCCGATTCCTATCCATGCCTTCTCGCTCATCATGGGCGCACGAAACCTCTCCGGTTCGATGATCGGCTCCATCAAGGAAACCCAGGAAATGCTGGATTTCTGCGGTGAACACAACATCGTTTCGGAAATCGAGAAGATCAACATTCAGGACGTCAACGAAGCTTACGAGCGCGTCCTGAAAAGCGACGTCCGTTACCGCTTCGTCATCGATATGGCATCGCTCGACGCCTGA